In the Helianthus annuus cultivar XRQ/B chromosome 11, HanXRQr2.0-SUNRISE, whole genome shotgun sequence genome, one interval contains:
- the LOC110889608 gene encoding cysteine protease Amb a 11.0101: MKINNFIFFSLSLVLILGVVESFNYHEQELESEEGFQGLYDRWREHHKVTDRSPQRFNVFKHNVRNIHKKNKMNLGYKLQINEFATMTHHEFRKTHADSKGGHFIALHGIRKTNLSSSYNDIDINAIPPRMDWREHNAVTPMKNQGQCGSCFAFAAVGAIEGINAIRTGQLLSLSEQQLLDCDSSDRTFHCDGGQVCGVFTFVKEHGGIATDEFYPYVGKRETCDTSKYGHHSVTVDGTEYLPEHDEEALLKAVAHQPVTFQMDPGGDGFMFYKEGIYSGPCGMELMHAMLIVGYDQDPDGTKYWIVKNSWGEGWGEKGYIRMLRGTEIQGVCNMYGHCNFPLKSPETKNVEL; encoded by the exons ATGAAGATCaacaattttatatttttttcactTTCTTTGGTCTTGATACTAGGAGTTGTGGAAAGCTTCAATTACCATGAGCAAGAACTCGAATCGGAGGAGGGATTCCAAGGGTTGTACGACAGGTGGCGAGAACACCACAAAGTGACCGATAGAAGCCCCCAACGGTTCAATGTATTCAAGCACAACGTACGAAATATTCACAAGAAAAACAAGATGAACCTGGGATACAAGTTGCAAATAAACGAGTTTGCTACCATGACTCACCATGAGTTTAGGAAAACCCATGCCGACTCGAAGGGTGGCCACTTCATTGCTCTTCACGGGATTCGTAAGACCAACTTGAGTTCCAGTTATAATGATATCGATATAAACGCTATTCCACCGAGGATGGATTGGAGGGAACATAATGCTGTCACCCCTATGAAAAATCAAGGACAGTGCG GAAGTTGTTTCGCATTTGCTGCGGTGGGTGCAATTGAAGGAATAAACGCCATCAGAACAGGTCAACTCTTATCATTATCAGAACAACAACTTCTTGATTGTGATTCGAGCGACAGAACCTTCCATTGCGACGGAGGGCAGGTCTGTGGCGTATTTACTTTCGTCAAAGAGCATGGAGGTATAGCTACAGATGAGTTCTACCCTTATGTAGGTAAAAGGGAAACATGCGATACATCCAAG TATGGTCATCACTCGGTAACTGTTGATGGAACCGAGTATTTGCCAGAACACGATGAAGAAGCGCTATTGAAAGCAGTGGCACACCAGCCTGTAACATTTCAAATGGATCCTGGCGGTGACGGTTTCATGTTCTACAAAGAG GGAATTTATAGTGGACCATGTGGAATGGAGCTGATGCACGCGATGTTGATAGTTGGATACGATCAGGATCCTGACGGAACCAAGTACTGGATTGTTAAGAACTCGTGGGGCGAAGGATGGGGAGAGAAGGGATACATTCGTATGCTACGCGGTACGGAGATCCAAGGGGTTTGCAACATGTATGGGCATTGTAATTTCCCTCTTAAATCTCCCGAAACTAAAAATGTTGAACTCTAG